In one Rutidosis leptorrhynchoides isolate AG116_Rl617_1_P2 chromosome 8, CSIRO_AGI_Rlap_v1, whole genome shotgun sequence genomic region, the following are encoded:
- the LOC139862942 gene encoding small ribosomal subunit protein bTHXc-like, which translates to MASMALAVTSIPITSNSLSFSRSPSVTSVPISVSPSSISLTSSDTTSIAPLIYCGRGDKKTAKGKRFNHSFGNARPRNKKKGRGPPRVPVPPAPPRKDKFDDGEIVKIEIDESLFSN; encoded by the exons ATGGCGTCCATGGCGCTAGCCGTTACATCAATTCCGATTACTTCAAATTCACTCTCTTTCTCTCGCTCACCCTCCGTTACCTCCGTCCCAATTTCTGTCTCGCCTTCTTCAATCTCTCTCACTTCCTCTGATACCACCTCAATTGCACCACTCA TTTATTGTGGAAGAGGTGATAAGAAGACTGCTAAAGGAAAGCGATTCAATCACTCGTTTGGGAAT GCGAGACCAAGGAACAAGAAGAAGGGGAGAGGACCTCCGAGAGTGCCGGTTCCACCTGCACCACCACGAAAGGATAAATTCGACGACGGTGAAATTGTTAAGATTGAGATAGATGAGTCACTCTTTTCAAACTGA
- the LOC139862864 gene encoding pleckstrin homology domain-containing protein 1-like, with product MASLWRAVMGESPPNPDDYDGIEYWSNPERTGWLTKQGEYIKTWRRRWFVLKQGKLFWFKESIVTRGSRPRGVIPVVACLTVKGAEDVINKEFAFELSTRSETMYFIADSDKEKEDWINSIGRSIVQLSRSVTDKEIVDYDSKR from the coding sequence ATGGCCAGCCTATGGAGAGCCGTGATGGGGGAATCACCACCCAACCCCGACGACTACGACGGAATCGAGTACTGGTCAAACCCTGAACGCACCGGTTGGCTCACTAAGCAAGGCGAGTACATCAAAACCTGGCGTCGCCGTTGGTTCGTTTTAAAACAAGGAAAACTCTTTTGGTTCAAAGAGTCAATCGTCACTCGAGGTTCCCGTCCACGTGGCGTCATCCCAGTGGTTGCTTGTCTTACAGTCAAAGGAGCTGAAGATGTGATTAACAAAGAGTTTGCTTTCGAACTCTCGACCCGATCCGAAACCATGTATTTCATCGCGGATTCGGATAAAGAAAAAGAAGACTGGATCAATTCGATTGGTAGGTCAATTGTTCAGCTCTCGAGATCTGTTACTGATAAAGAGATAGTTGATTATGATAGCAAACGATGA